The Xenopus laevis strain J_2021 chromosome 4L, Xenopus_laevis_v10.1, whole genome shotgun sequence genomic sequence TAAACAGGCAGGGCACTCAGTGAGTCAACTGAGGTTTCAGGTGATTGATTCGGCCGAGCAACCCAGGAGAGGAGGGAATAGATTAAAGTTATTGCATAAACTTGAAATGCAATGGATCCATAGATTAGATACGGTCTGGCCCAGGGGCCTAAATAAAGATTATACTCCAGCTATGTTTATATACCAGTAGGGGAACAGACATTGTGAAATAGATCTTACTGTTATTGATTGagattatacaaatatattgagaACTGTCAATTGAAATAAAACATATGTATGCCTTTTTTCTCAAGGTTATTGAATAAAGAATAAGATATCAGAACATTCTGAGTGCTGAAACCACCTTCTGCACAAAGTAAGCAATCACAAAATGAAACACAGAACACAATGTGCATGTAAggtaaagttcaagtgtctcagATTCTCTGAATGTAATgatattgtttttaaactttatttctctttttaaagcAATTGCTTTTTATCACTGAATATGGTTACAATTTTACAGGGACACTGATGAAAAGAAACTTTTTAACCCTTTCTGGACATTATCACAAATATGGACACTATGAGGTTTTTTGATAtattgaaaatgtgattttaagtggatttaattgtattatatatttattgtgaccATTGTTATACAATTAGGGATCACTAATGAACACGAATGTTTCCGCCTACTTTTTTCAAGGTTCCCCCACccatttttaccctatttaacacGAAACAGTATGTGATttcacaggcttgagaaagggtcctgcgaggcccgaaacgttgccacatgtctgcttgtatttgagccaataaagcacatctttatatttacacaaattacagtgtgctgcagtatattggatttccaTTGATCAAACATGTTTGAAATTTTTAGCTGCTGATGCCCCATCACCCAGTGCATGTAACATTGACAGATGAGAAATTGAAGAAAGGCTTAAAGCTGGTGATACTGTGCATGGCCTCTTTTATGCTCCTTTGGCCCATGAGACGATTGATTAGCCACAGTATGGCCGCCTTTAGTGGGCCTGACTACACGGTAAATTGTAATGACTTATTGAGATGTTCAGCTGTCAAACCTCATGTACATGTATAAAGCTTGTACCTTAGAAATGATATAGGTTAATAACTATAACCATGATTACAAATTAGTCAGATAAAAAAGAATTACAGCCACCTGAAagacatgcttgataaaggggcgtaTCCCCTTTATATTTTAACACGGTGTGATAAATTGGCTCCATAAACGTGTGAGggacagagctgtcaacttttcaataacactaaaaaaagaaaattcaaaaggATTCCGGAGGTTCAGTCCTGTAGCCGTTTCTTTTCCGTTCTCCAACCGGTATAAATCTTACAAATCCAAATACTGTGAAACAGCGCTTCTCAAGGAAGCTCAggagaagaaaaatgaaaaaaacgttccaaaatatagtgtagtatgttttAATCTATTCACCACCTCTCTGTGTGAACACTCCATGATATTCAATCTCACGTGAAACCCACTCCTTCATTCAGCAGACCAAGGCCACACTCTTCCTTAGCTTTTAGTGATCCAACACCGAGGGAAGATGGGTACTTGTATCCAGATTCCGCTCCGGATTTGCTAGGAAAAATGCGCTTCATATAGTGTAAAAAACTTAAATATCGAATAGGtataaaattacactcacataaaaTAAAGTAAGACTGGTGCTTATTGGTCTTTCTAGGTTCTATTGTGGTTACCCAGTTTGCTTATCTCTCTCCTCACAGCTGGTTTCTTCCCGGGCGCACCCTGGCTGACGTCACTAAGCCTCGCCTTACAAtatattttggaacattttttaatttttcttatccTGAGCTTCCCTGAGAAGCACTGTTTCATAGTGTTTGGGTTTGTAAAACTTTTCAATAATGCTGGCCCGGGGGAACTTGTGGGGTGAATGTTCCCAGGTTTGTGATGTCACACACTAGAAGTGACATCACCCATGCGCAGAGCCCCTCCTCAAGCCGCAGAAACCACTCCCCTGACGTCACCGAAGTAGTCTGCCTGCTATCATgtgaaatcaccagaaatcaggGGAATGTGTGTAAGTGACGGGAGACCAGGGGACACAGCATAAAATCTGGTATCAGTGAtgtgtacggaacgcattttagcaAATCCTCTGAGGAAATTCCTGTCCTGTATGCAATCTCGtatgctagaggaatgcaacaTCGCCTGCTTTTCAACTCACCTCTCCCTCAAAGCAGACGTCACAACCCTTGCCTCCCTCCTCAGCGGTCAGCTcctgctcctccctcctcagccatccgacaTGGGTCCTGTGtcctcactcctcagccatccgacatgggtcctgggtcctcgctcctccatcctcagccatccgtcctgggtggCTTTTtgggtgaggttttttttttaacttcctttttTTTATGTGGTCATTTAGCGGAGGGAGAAGTGCAGAGAGTTGAAAAGGGAAAGCGGAAGGCTGAGTGCTGAGGAAAGAGGGtggagggctgagcagggagggcggaAGACTGAGGACAGAAGGCGGAGGAAAGAGGGCGGAGGGCTGAGGAGGAAGTTCGTATGGCTGACAGCTGAGAAAGAAGGGTAGAGgacagaggtgtgactgcagcatTTGAGGATGAGTGACAGTAAAAACACCCGATGCGGCATTCCTAAGCCATAGGAGATCGCATGGAGGACAGGGATTTTCccagaggatgtcctaaaatgcgttccgtagacGTGGCGTTGGGCtccccaccaaaaaaaatatcGACTGAGGGGATGGCGTAACAGTTCCATTCCCCATGCCCTCCACCTGACCCAAAGACGGGTCAGGGGAGTATGATGCAGCAGACCCCGTGGGCCAGGCCTCTGCTGTATAGGTATTCACACCAGTGACTGTCGATAAAATAGGGGGCGTTGGCAGCTCTGGAGTGAGTTGTACCTGAGGGAGtcactcatacctcccaacattttggaagtaaaaagagggacaaaatgtttttttccgcatgtagtgtagcaattttttgaccacacccctttctgtggccacacaccctaattaccatgtttgttttacaaaatttggcaggttatgaaagtttgaaaatatttctccttatctaaactgtgtttttgtgtctcaaaattgttacaaagtatcttatttgcacctgttagttgttctgggctctctgctaaaagccaattaagtgagaaactttgtttctttttctggctgttcagtgcagagaaaagagggactttccagtacaaatgagggactgcgggttgagctgtcaaaagagggactgtcggttcgaaaaagggacagttgggaggtatgcactgaaAACTGCTGCAGGAATAGATCCATGTGTTGTTCTATGGTAAAGACTGAGAGATACTATTTATTTACTGCAATGGGAGGGTAATATATACACAGTAGCTGGGAGTGAGAGCAAatggctgataatggaagccagtaatTCAGGGACAAACTGCAGCTACACTCAGCACCATGGCACACAAGTTTGCTCTGGCAGGAGGCGGGACTTGGGCTGCTATTGCTCAGTTCTCAGGTCACTCACAtcttatgaccacttcctgtggaaGAATGAAAGAACACGCCCAGCCATCAGTTCAGCCTGTGACACGGATCTCTCTGCAGTTCTGATAGAGATACATTTGTAAGAGGTAAAATAAGCAGTAAATGATTTTCCCTGTGTATTAATTGTAGGGGGAGGAGAATGGCACAACATGCCCCCTACTTCTCTCCCCCTTTTCCCCTACTTCCTTGTTTGCATCTCCCGGtctgttttgttttctcttttctgtCCCCATTTCCTACAGCTGATTCTGATTTGTTTTGACACAAGGCAATTTGTCTGTCACTACCTTGTGATAAAGGATAGAGGCAATCAGAATTCCCCCGGGTGCCTGTGTTCTCAGGTTAAGAAGTGACAAAACACCAGTTAGTCTCATTGTTTGTTACAATATTGATGATTTATCTTGTGCAGACCTGATTATAtatgactttttttctaattcacaGACAGCACCAGGATGCAAGCGGCTACTCAAATTCCTATGAAGCACAGTTAGGCCAGACAGCTCTGCGTTACTCCTTCTGGGTGAGTTAACCCCCCCCCTTTGATCcactctaagggtcagggcacacgctgagattcagggaaattagtcgcccggcaacaaatctcctcttcttcggggcgactaatctcgccgaactgcctcccgccggctagaatgtaaatcgccagtgggatggcacttggagctcttcattttcagaagtcgcccaaagtttgcttgtgaggcgactttggaaaacaaatctctccgagtgccataacgccggcgatttacattctagctcagcgtgtgtcctgaccctaataCAAAAGAGGTAACATATGGATGGGGgcgaccagggccgccatcagagggggacggggggacaagtgtcctgggcctGGGCATGAAGAGGGGCCCGGCactgctgcagttttgaaagagccgggcccgcCTTGCGAACGACGAAGCCTGTGTCcatttccgaagtcccgaacagccaaaatgcggaagtgccgaaaagccaaaggACCCAAAGCCAGGAAAACAAATGAAGCCAAactcctgaagcagcaaaaagacccgaagctacgaaaacagccgaaatttaagtcctgaatcggcgaaaagacccaaagtcacgaaaggccatcaatatattattttattattctataggcccctggcaccactgtttttataaaaaaatattttttggggccccaattttttttaacttgtaagcggggccctggcaccaatgttgttttaaaaaatattttttggggccccaattttttttaacttgtaaggggggccctggcgccaatgtttgggggcccaatttttttaacttgtaaggggggccctgacgccaatgttttttttttaacttataagggggccctgatcatcaatagCTTGTTATAACTTGTATgcggggggggggttactttttagcactgatgtctgtgtggtcttttaactgtgatgtggagtgggtggggcccagggtgcccgaaaattttgttgtacggggccccgtgatttctaatggcggccctggggacGACACTGGAGCTGGGACCCTCAATGTATCATGAAAGTTTTCCTGTACATGGCTGAAAGATTTTAGAGAAGCAAGGTACAAAATATTGTAACAATCTGTAATAGCTGCACAGCCTAGCagttaaaaggattgttcacttttgaataaacttttagtatgttgtagagagtgatattctgagacaatttacaattagttttcattttttattatttatggtttttgagttatttatctttttattcagcagctctccagtttgtaatttcagcaatctggttgctagggtccaaattaccctagcaaccatgcattgatttgaattaagagaatggagtatgaataggagtgggtctgaatagaaagatgagtgataaaaagtagtaataacaatacatttgtagccttacagagcatttgtttttagatgggtcagtgacccccatttgagagctggaaagagtcagaagaagaaggcaaataattcaacaactataaaaaaaaatcaagaccaactgaaaagttgcctagaattggctgttctataacataataaaagttaacgtaaaggtgaaccatcccttaagGAATATCCAACTGCTACCGAACTATAACAACCTGCAGGGAGTACCTGGGAATTGTATTTTAGACAACACTTATTATTTCTGCTGCTGAGCTATAGGCAAAGACTATTCCGTCCTCAAAATAATCAAGCTCTTACCTTGTGTCAGGATCATAATGTTAAAAGTTACTGTTGTTTCAGTGCCTGGGCCCTGTTTTGGGCAtagatcttaaaggaccagtcagTGCTGAGAGAGATCCTGCCTCTCTGCAAGGGACATGGATGGAACTGGAACTCTGGGAAAAGTCAGCAGCCGAGACCATCAGCAACATGGCACTGGGGCTCCTTTTAAACCTGTGCAGACTCAACACGCACCAGAAAAAGGTATAGAGTAGTAAACTGAAAGCTGCAGATTCTGCCTACACTGTTCTATAAGTTGATTTTATCACTAACTTCCCTTTAATTTGTttgcatgtttaaaaatgtagccAACAGGATTGTCCGTCGTCACGTGCTGCAGAGAAGCAAAGCAGACATTCCTCCTATAGACCCCGAGGTTCTCAAGGACTTGGAAATCCATACGCAAGATGTGGCTCTCAAAGTAGATCAGATGATGAAAAGCCTTAATGGAACTATCCAGAATGTAAGTTGAATATTCCGTTAAAGGAGacgtaaaccctaaaaattaatatggctaaaactcccatattttatataatgaacttgtttcaccagcctaaagtttcagcttgtcaatagcagcaatgatccaggacttcacacttgtcacagggggtcaccatcttggaaagtgtctgtgacactcacatgctcagtgggctctgagcagctgttgagaagctaagcttaggggtcgtcactaattatccagcagaaaattaggttggtctgtcatataagctgatgctacagggctgactattaaattctgatgctaattgcactggtttctgtgctgccatgtagtaattatctgtattaattactaatcagccttatattgtgacatttctatcctatgtgtactgtataatgtgagtgggtccctaagctcagtaagtgacagcagcacagagcatgtacagtgaatcagcagaaaaaaagatggggagctacaggggcatctttggagacacagatcttggttactaaagggctgtggttgccttgggctggtataaaagctcaaaacataatatacaacatttctagctacttctttagttaagctttagttctcctttaatatttgatTAAAGGGAAAATCATTATTTATAACTGTTTCTATTTAAATATGCACAAAGAAGTTGTTTCCCAGCAATCATACCATTGTGTGACTTATCTTCCTCTTTCTAGTACAGATTATTTCATAAAGATTATTTTCATAAAGCCTCTATATGGAATGGCAATACTATAACAGGGTGGGTTGATTAATTAAGTCTATAGGAAACACTTTTGCTCACACTATTTGGAAGGGTCTACTCCTAAGTGTAAAATGCTTGTAAGTAGACATAGAATGTTCTATGCATTCAGTATTCTCTGAGCATCATCAATCTGTCACTCCCAATGGCTTATGTGTAAACATAGGTACAAAACTGTAGAAGTGCAGTggacaatagcaaccaatcacccctttgcttacattttttaacttgtagtagactgttcaaaACTAATTGCATGTGCATTATGAATGGTACATAACCAAGGAGCCAATTAAAGGGCACATAtcacataaacaatattttccCACCCAAGCATAGAGGAATGAAAAGCACCCTAGAGAGCACTCTACACCCTGTATAGGCAGAAAGCTTCTGATGTTAGGGGCCATATTGGGGTGCATGCATACGTATAATGAGCAAGTGCCCAGCCCATTATCCATAGGATTGGTTGAATCATCCTCTGATCCTAGGAATGTGGGCAGGGCCACctttagaaatcatggggccccgtacaacaaaatttttgggcccCCTGTGCCCTGCCCatcccagcccccaagccccaccccatatcccgcccactccacatcacagttaaaagaccacacaaacatcagcgctaaaaaaggtaacccccccacacaagttataaaaagctattggggaccagggccccaaaaaacaaaaaacattggcgtccataaaagttttttttttttaaaaaacattggtgccagggccccccttacaagtaaaaaaaaaattggggccccagagaacattttttaaaaaaacatggtggcagGGGACTATAGAGTATTACAagaatacattggtggccaggggattaaacaaaataaaaaaattcgtggcttcaggactttaacttcggttcctttcgtgacttcgggtctgttcgccgcttcaggacttcaatttcggctgttttcatgacttcgggtctttttgcgcttcgggactttggcttcggctatttttgtgGATTTGGGtatttttcgccgcttcgggacttcgtaACTTTCGGCACTtcccgcatttcggctgttcgggactttggaaggaggcggcacggcttcggcactatcaagggggcctggctctttcgaaaagttcagcactgccgggccccctttCAGGCCTGGTatacttgtaccccctgtgcccccctgatggcggccctgaatgtgGGTGCTCTAACATGGCCTGGGGGGTGGGCAGAATGCTTGCTATGatgcttttctttaaaaaacaaatactaatgTTTTCCCATTTGGAGTCCAGCTCTGgtgaggaaaaaacattttaatgttattaGATACCCTTTTACCTGCCTATTATGTAtatggagtgtgggaggaaactggagtatcCTGAGGAAACCAACACAGACACAAGGTGATTATATAGACTCGttgcaaaaaaatacttccaTTCCAACACGTTCTCTCCAGGATCgtattaaaatcttcatttatacattaaaagcTGTCCGCATTGGCTCAGTGCAATAAAAACAACTactgatgcgtttcatgccccatTTCTTGGCTCTTCCAAGAGGAGgaatgaggcatgaaacgcgtcagtagtTGTTTATTGCACTGAGCCAATGCGGGCagcttttaatgtatttatatatatatataaaagaaatgaaGATTTTAATGCGATCCTGGACAGAACGTGTTGGAATGGAAGTCTTTTTGTGTAAAAGTGACTGCTGCCAGAAGGTGGGACTAAGAAACACGTGATTGTCTGGGTCGAAATTGGTGAGCTCCGTACTCGTAAGGAGAAGTTTTGAAGTCTCTGCAGGTAGAGCAGTGGCACTTGGATTCCTTCATTGCAAAGTAAGAAAGAAAGCTATGATTGGTCGATATGTGATTACCCTTCTgtgtaaatgttttatatattccaTGAAGAGGTGTAGTTCACCTAAAGCTTATGTTTGCATCAACAGATGACGGCACTGAGTGTTGGATACATTCAGACCTACAGAGATTCAGTGGACAGCCTTGGAGAATCCGTTGATATGAGCATCAAGGTAACGACCCCAACTGAGATCAATTTCACACTTCATatacttttaaaggggtgattcacctttcagttgacttttttagtatgttgtagaatggctaattcgaaggaACCTTTCAATTgacattaattttttattgtttttttaattatttgccattttcttttgactctctaactttctaatgggggtcaccgaccccatctaaaaaaccaatgctctataaggctgcaaatgtattgttactgctactttttattacatgttCTTATTTatgccctcccctattcatattccagttcctattcaaatcaatgcatggttggtagggtaatttggagcctagcaaccagattgctgaaacaacaaactagagagctgctgaataaaaagctataaataactcaaaaaaacacaaactgaaaAGGTTTCTATATTTGAAACATAAAGAATTTCATgtcataacaaataaaaacttttttgaaacTCCTCccccccacaaataataacaaataaaaaccaactgcaaattgtctcagaatatccatctatacatcatactgaaagttaactcaaaggtgaacaacccctttattaggTTATATTTTTAGTGACTTTTTAGTCTTTTTCTTcagcctcttttcagctttcaaatgggggtcagtgaccccagcagccaaaaaaaagattgCTCTGTGATACAACTGTATTGTTGCAGTCACTTTTTATTGGTGATCATTCTATTTatgctctctcctattcatctctcattcaaaccacttccGGGTTGCTAGGGTAGACTAGACAGCTACTGAAATTCactcattttaaaaacataaaaaatggacACCTACTGCAAATTCTCAGAATTTTGATCTCTAGatcttaaaagttaatttaaaggtcatctcccctttaaaatatctgttctatgtatgtaatatctCCATCTGCCTAGGCACACACTGGTGCAGATGAGGGTGCTGGGTGGGAAAGGAATTGAACAGAGGGAAATGCAGTCATGTCAGCCAATACACTGTATGCTCCTTTCTCAGGTCTAATTTTATCTAtcatggttaaaggggaactccacaaaaacggaacttgagctttttgaaaagtgaacataatttcaagcaactttgcaatatacatcaattaaaaaatatgcagacttttcatgatttttaaaggagatagaaaccccctgggcgcaaaaatccctcccctgtgttgccccccccttct encodes the following:
- the borcs6.L gene encoding BLOC-1-related complex subunit 6 → MDGTGTLGKVSSRDHQQHGTGAPFKPVQTQHAPEKANRIVRRHVLQRSKADIPPIDPEVLKDLEIHTQDVALKVDQMMKSLNGTIQNMTALSVGYIQTYRDSVDSLGESVDMSIKGMYTLMARCEELDRSMQPIHALAKQILEIKCTLEIFESLCK